Proteins encoded in a region of the Luteolibacter flavescens genome:
- a CDS encoding GreA/GreB family elongation factor, with the protein MISWDLPSKKVTIDFEQSSGQTMDLQFAIQRTEPLDPGDFRAKKVEQLEELRALSKSDPVELVIHLLASHGGTMTVDALEKELSGVVIPADDFRKWWEAAKRSLRESKRVVVPSRRTDPLSLRSGDLSPAQALVSDFEQARDLKSMAKALEAITSDLALFKADTASLQRLLSGINETAAKNVRISLGPALELLSARDEMVRAFDDIELPAESLRLSDLLASEENRLADALNGLASARQRAIYEEFPAAFGERWVDVLTYIFDKVGTRGVAEIAKLLEERGEMKRLSEYLVSALARRSLGTDALIWVCRERDTTASGIFSNEVGACILNLLETDHLSDGPRKTTRLQSMLSDDKVLLSDIVGSMDVNEARNFGRRLMECPVFSDLDRKSLMARVIKARPETGELVAGYGAKKEQDLLVSWPSLEKKKEELDDIIRNRIPQNTKDISIAREYGDLRENFEYKSAKDHQKYLNNRKTELQRDISRARGTDFKGADASAVNIGTIVNLVAEDGKQMTYTVLGAWDSNPEKAELSYLSELGAALLNKKPGDAVQVRDEHEVTHSYTIQSITAVNP; encoded by the coding sequence GTGATCAGCTGGGACCTTCCGTCGAAAAAGGTCACGATCGACTTCGAGCAAAGCAGCGGCCAGACCATGGACCTCCAGTTCGCGATCCAGCGGACCGAACCGCTCGATCCGGGAGACTTTCGCGCGAAGAAGGTCGAGCAGCTTGAAGAGCTGCGCGCCCTTTCGAAGAGCGATCCCGTCGAGCTCGTGATCCACCTTCTCGCCAGCCATGGCGGCACCATGACCGTCGACGCCCTCGAAAAGGAGCTCTCCGGCGTCGTCATCCCTGCCGATGACTTCCGCAAGTGGTGGGAGGCCGCCAAGCGCTCCCTCCGCGAGAGCAAGCGCGTGGTCGTCCCGTCCCGCCGCACGGATCCGCTTTCGCTTCGCTCCGGCGATCTCAGTCCGGCCCAGGCACTGGTGTCCGACTTCGAGCAAGCCCGCGACCTGAAGTCGATGGCGAAGGCCTTGGAAGCGATCACCAGCGATCTCGCCCTTTTCAAGGCGGACACCGCGTCCCTCCAGCGCTTGCTTTCCGGCATCAATGAGACCGCGGCGAAAAACGTCCGCATCTCCCTCGGGCCTGCTCTCGAGCTGCTCTCGGCCCGCGATGAAATGGTGCGCGCCTTTGACGATATCGAGCTGCCTGCCGAATCGCTTCGTCTTTCCGACCTGCTCGCCTCCGAGGAGAATCGCCTCGCCGACGCACTCAATGGCCTCGCTTCCGCACGCCAGCGCGCGATTTACGAGGAATTCCCGGCCGCCTTCGGTGAACGCTGGGTCGATGTGCTCACCTACATCTTCGACAAGGTCGGCACCCGTGGCGTCGCCGAAATCGCGAAGCTCCTCGAGGAGCGCGGCGAGATGAAGCGCCTCTCCGAGTATCTGGTCTCCGCCTTGGCCCGCCGCTCGCTCGGCACCGATGCCCTCATCTGGGTCTGCCGCGAGCGCGACACCACCGCCTCCGGCATCTTCAGCAATGAAGTGGGTGCGTGCATCCTGAACCTGCTCGAAACCGACCACCTCAGCGACGGACCGCGCAAGACGACGCGCCTCCAGTCGATGCTCTCGGACGACAAGGTGCTGCTGAGCGACATCGTCGGTTCGATGGACGTGAACGAGGCCCGCAACTTCGGCCGCCGCCTGATGGAGTGCCCGGTTTTCAGCGACCTCGACCGCAAGAGCCTGATGGCCCGCGTGATCAAGGCCCGCCCGGAGACCGGCGAACTCGTCGCCGGCTACGGTGCGAAGAAGGAGCAGGACCTGCTCGTCTCCTGGCCCAGCCTCGAGAAGAAGAAGGAGGAGCTGGACGACATCATCCGGAACCGCATCCCGCAGAACACGAAGGACATCTCCATCGCCCGCGAATACGGCGACCTCCGCGAGAACTTCGAGTACAAGTCCGCGAAGGATCACCAGAAGTACCTCAACAACCGCAAGACCGAGCTCCAGCGCGACATTTCCCGCGCCCGCGGCACCGACTTCAAGGGGGCCGACGCCTCCGCGGTGAACATCGGCACCATCGTCAACCTCGTGGCGGAGGATGGCAAACAAATGACCTACACCGTGCTTGGCGCGTGGGATTCGAACCCCGAGAAGGCGGAACTCTCCTACCTGTCCGAGCTGGGTGCCGCCCTGCTCAACAAGAAACCGGGAGACGCCGTGCAGGTCCGCGACGAGCACGAGGTCACGCATTCCTACACCATCCAGTCGATCACCGCGGTGAATCCCTGA
- a CDS encoding succinate dehydrogenase/fumarate reductase iron-sulfur subunit, with the protein MNLTLKVWRQSGPNDKGRIETYPANNIPEEASFLEMLDIVNEEIVMSGAEPIHFDHDCREGICGMCSLTINGVPHGKEGGITTCQVHMRKFRDGDTIWIEPFRAKAFPIIRDLIVDRAAMDRIIAAGGYVDIRTGSAVDANSIPIAKVDADTAFDAAACIGCGACVAACPNASAMLFVSAKVSHLGHLPQGQPERNKRVLAMVGQMDAEGFGNCTNHYECEAACPKEISVDHIALMNRDYAKAMLAEQFCS; encoded by the coding sequence ATGAACCTCACGCTGAAGGTCTGGCGCCAGAGCGGTCCTAACGACAAAGGCCGCATCGAAACGTATCCCGCCAACAATATCCCCGAGGAAGCCTCCTTCCTGGAGATGCTGGACATCGTGAACGAGGAGATCGTGATGTCCGGCGCCGAGCCGATCCACTTCGACCACGACTGCCGCGAGGGAATCTGCGGGATGTGCTCGCTGACCATCAATGGCGTGCCCCACGGCAAGGAAGGCGGCATCACCACCTGCCAGGTCCACATGCGGAAATTCCGCGACGGTGACACCATCTGGATCGAGCCCTTCCGCGCGAAAGCTTTCCCGATCATCCGCGACCTCATCGTGGACCGCGCCGCCATGGACCGCATCATCGCGGCCGGCGGCTACGTCGATATCCGCACCGGCTCCGCGGTGGATGCGAATTCCATCCCGATCGCCAAGGTGGATGCCGACACCGCCTTCGACGCCGCCGCGTGCATCGGCTGCGGTGCCTGCGTGGCCGCATGCCCGAATGCCAGCGCCATGCTTTTCGTCTCCGCAAAGGTTTCCCACCTCGGCCACCTGCCGCAGGGTCAGCCGGAGCGCAACAAGCGCGTGCTGGCCATGGTCGGCCAGATGGATGCCGAGGGCTTCGGCAACTGCACGAACCACTACGAGTGCGAGGCAGCCTGCCCGAAGGAAATCAGCGTGGACCACATCGCGCTGATGAACCGCGACTACGCCAAGGCGATGCTCGCGGAACAATTCTGCTCATAA
- a CDS encoding PIN domain-containing protein, with amino-acid sequence MHLLDTDTCIRLVRGDSEVLAKLRGCRRDEVRVSIMTVYELEVGLQKATIDVSQKRKAVDNLLALCPIAPFESKEAIEAAKVRAELEKTGTPIGSIDYLIAGIARANGWTLVTGNLNEFRRVQGLDVEKWHS; translated from the coding sequence ATGCACTTGCTCGATACGGACACGTGCATCCGCCTGGTGCGGGGCGATTCGGAAGTTCTGGCGAAGCTCCGCGGGTGTCGTCGGGACGAAGTGCGGGTTTCGATCATGACTGTCTATGAGTTGGAGGTCGGACTTCAGAAGGCCACCATCGACGTATCGCAGAAGCGGAAAGCCGTTGATAATCTTTTGGCTCTTTGCCCGATCGCTCCGTTTGAGAGCAAGGAGGCTATCGAAGCCGCCAAGGTCCGGGCGGAATTGGAGAAAACGGGCACGCCAATCGGGTCGATTGACTACCTGATCGCAGGTATCGCCCGCGCGAACGGTTGGACCTTGGTAACGGGAAACCTGAATGAGTTCCGCCGGGTGCAGGGACTTGACGTGGAGAAGTGGCACTCTTGA
- a CDS encoding antitoxin, which produces MEKTRVFKNGGSLAVRLPKKYSLPVGDVMIDEKDGMLVITPLDRNGWPSDLEAMFPVIGELEQPDRLADSKPVEI; this is translated from the coding sequence ATGGAAAAGACGCGGGTCTTCAAAAACGGAGGCAGCCTCGCAGTGCGGCTTCCCAAGAAATATTCACTGCCAGTGGGCGACGTGATGATTGATGAAAAGGACGGTATGCTTGTGATCACGCCTCTGGATCGCAATGGTTGGCCGAGCGATCTGGAGGCGATGTTTCCCGTCATCGGAGAACTGGAGCAGCCCGACCGGCTGGCGGATTCGAAACCGGTGGAGATTTGA